In Brevibacillus brevis, a genomic segment contains:
- a CDS encoding class I SAM-dependent methyltransferase, with amino-acid sequence MNRTEWIEYLCKEAEQPFEGWDFSYLTGTGRMQDSPLSWNYASVVQQRMKGKASMLDMGTGGGELLSMLRPLPAQTVATEGYPPNVQIARNRLEPLGVAVAEADGEEDLPFPDQSFELVVNRHEAYIPAEVYRVLTDGGVFVTQQVGGQDNLELNRLLDIPSSGEYSHWNLAYAVEELREAGFAILQQKEEMGFTRYYDIGAIVYYVNAIIWQFPGFSVESHADRLLSLHNRIEAEGYIDIPTHRFFLTAQRPE; translated from the coding sequence ATGAACCGAACAGAGTGGATCGAATATTTGTGCAAAGAGGCCGAGCAGCCCTTCGAGGGGTGGGACTTTTCTTATTTGACCGGGACTGGAAGGATGCAGGATTCTCCCTTGTCTTGGAACTACGCGAGCGTCGTCCAGCAAAGGATGAAGGGGAAAGCGTCGATGCTCGACATGGGCACGGGAGGCGGCGAGCTGCTTTCGATGCTTCGGCCACTCCCGGCGCAGACGGTCGCCACCGAAGGCTATCCGCCCAACGTCCAGATCGCCCGCAATCGTCTGGAACCGTTGGGGGTTGCCGTCGCCGAAGCGGACGGGGAAGAGGATCTGCCTTTTCCCGACCAGTCGTTCGAGCTGGTGGTGAACAGACATGAAGCCTATATTCCCGCGGAAGTGTATCGCGTGCTCACAGACGGAGGCGTGTTTGTCACCCAGCAGGTAGGAGGGCAGGACAACCTCGAGTTGAACCGCTTGCTGGACATACCGTCCTCGGGCGAGTATTCGCACTGGAACCTCGCCTACGCCGTAGAGGAGCTTCGGGAGGCCGGCTTTGCCATTCTGCAGCAAAAGGAAGAGATGGGCTTCACGCGCTATTACGACATCGGGGCAATCGTCTACTACGTAAACGCGATCATCTGGCAATTTCCCGGCTTTTCCGTGGAGAGCCATGCAGACCGGCTGCTGTCCCTGCATAATCGAATAGAAGCGGAGGGGTATATCGATATTCCGACGCATCGCTTCTTCCTTACAGCGCAGCGCCCCGAATGA